The following DNA comes from Vespa velutina chromosome 11, iVesVel2.1, whole genome shotgun sequence.
taaaatgttaaaataggAGGATctgcgaaaaagaaaagaaaagagagaaaaaagagccaaaaaaaaacaccaaaagaaaaaaagaaaacaaaagaaagaaaattaaaatcatagtGTCGAAAGTGTgcaaagaagtagaagaaatttTCTCAATCGATATCATCGCTGAATACAATCAACAACGCCTTTACTGACTTACTGGTAACGAAATTTTGACATTCCTCCTTTAATTTATTCGTCTGATTAGCTACTTCCGGTTCTAAAATACAAATCTTACTTAGATCATCAATATAAAGGCCGTACTTTGTCAAAGAATCGgccattcttcttcttctcttaaacgacaaaacaaaaaacaaacgagTGTTATTAGGTTTTCGTATTATACGCATGCGTAAACTTTTGTTTTCCACTTTGGTTGCCAATGGTATTAGATTCACGTATTTTCATTATGACAatccttttaaaatatacatgtacacatatCGAGtagaatgaattttttgttgcttcaaggaaatacaaaaaaaaaaaagaactgaaaaatagaaagaaagacaaaaatttttatgatcgttCGTTACACTCTCTTATAAAGAATTGTATAAacgtataaagaaagagagagagagagagagagagagagaaggaaaaagaataaaaaaaaaaaaaaaaagaaaaacgaatttgtttttaatgaaaatcttCTTTATCATCTGTACATAAACATCGTACTACTTTATCGACGATCGATATGATACTTCCGTTGTTATAATTTACCGACGTTACATGTTAGgtcgataaagaaatttcaatatgGACGAGAACGAGGTAGCAGGTGCGCACATTATACACGCGATACGATATCTATATTGAAGTTTAACAATCCTGGCTCGTCGTTGTCCGTGCCACTCTAGTCATTTTCAGCAAAATGGGGGTACGGTAGGATGCATTCTTTCGTGTTGAATTGCGGGAAGAAACTGTGTCATTTCTAATATCTacgttaataataagtatCATTTGCGATTATGATGAGGTTATTCGAGGccacttaaaaaaaaagagggacgattttataataattattagttcgtgttcgttcattcgttcgttcgttcgttcgttcgttcgttcgttagcaaaaataaaatataaaaaataaaaagtaaaaaaaaaaaaaaaaagaaaaaagaaaaaaaaaggagagagagagagagagagagaaaaaaaaaaaaagggagaaaaaaaagaagaagaaaaagaaaaaaaaaataggaagaagaaaaaaatcgatcgagtgTGTCAAGTGCCTAACTtcgtgtcgtcgtcgtcgtcgtcgtcgtcgtacggTGGATTTGAcactttgaagaaaaaaaaaacaaaaacaaaaaaaaaacacaaaaggaaaaaagatacaaggaaggaagagagagaaagaaaaaagaaaaatagaaaaagaactcGCTGTATCGCACCTTcttttcccctccccccatACCCGAactcccctcccctctctctctctctctctcttttacatttctttatattcgtCTTATTTAACTTATTCTCCTGGGATATACGTTTTTTTCacgatcaattaattaatcgctTATTGGAGTTGTGTCGAAGCTCGTTATGTCTGGAAATCATAAGACGGTGATTAAGTGTCCTTCGGAGTACGTCAAGTTGAATATCGGTGGTTCGTTACATTATACGACATTGGGCACATTGCAAAAACATGACACGATGTTACGCGCCATGTTCAGTGGTCGTATGGAGGTTCTTACCGACTCCGAAGGTAAGATTAATTTATACGATCGAGATTACgatattatacgaatatttgaacgatataattttttttttttttaacatttcatcGTAATCACGAATAAATTACGATTCATCATTTTACTTTATGCaacaatatttctatttattttttacgacgaacgaacgaacgaacgaacgaacgttcgaTCGTATCGTGACCGTTCACCGTTCGgtcgccatttttttttttattctgttttgaTGTgtttagttctctctctctctctctctctctctctctctctctctctctctctctctttgtatgtgtatctttctctctttctttctctctattcacATGAcactttaaatattaaagtatagCATACTATATATCAGTGATATATCATGtctaatttattaaagattaaaaattttacaacgATGTCATTTGTTGAGgctaaacattttaatattatttattgtaaagtatttaatctctttttacattgattcaaattatatgaatccattgttttttttttgctttttgatttattattcatcttatttgttttaagaaccaaaatgatctttattagaaagaatgactttttttatatatatatatattttttttttttttttttttttttttttatatataataatatatagtcaACGCACAGTCATTTTAgttacattataaatttttctataggATGGATATTAATTGATCGGTGTGGAAAACATTTTGGTACAATTTTGAATTTCCTAAGAGACGGCTCAGTTCCATTGCCAGAAAGTGCAAAAGAGATGGCCGAACTTTTGGCAGAAGCTAAATACTATTGTATCAGCGAATTAGCCGAATCGTGCGAGCAGGCACTTCTTAGGAAAGAACGCGAGGCAGAATCCATTTGTACCGTCTCATTAATAACGTCTCAAAGGGAAGAACAACTTCTTATAAGTAATACTGCTAAGCCAGTAGTAAAACTTATTATAAATAGGCACAATAacaaatattcatatacaaGGTagtattaacaaatttttaattatatatatatatatattatttttctcaaagtGAGTAAGCCCATTcaaatagttaaaaaaataaatatatgtaatattctaTCGTTCCAGTACATCAGACGacaatctattaaaaaatatagaattatttgataaaatgtcTCTTAGATTTAATGGTAGGGTGCTATTTATCAAGGATGTAATTGGTTCAAGTGAAATTTGCTGTTGGACATTTTATGGCCATGGTCGTAAAGTAGCCGAAGTATGCTGCCATTCAATTGTATATACAACCGATAAAAAACATACAAAGgtaagatttaataattcacccggtatatatatatatgtataatatatgagaatccaaaaaaaaaaaaaatatatatatatatatatattaagagcAATAACTTAAAATTCCTTGATATTCAGGTTGAATTTCCAGAAGCTCGCATTTATgaagaaatgttaaatattttattatacgagCATCGTAATGGACCCGATCAAGAATTAATGCAAGCAACGTCTTCTCGCGGTGCTGTAGGTGGTGCACCACCTTGTACGTCCGACGAAGAAGAGGGTGAGCGTTCCGGTTTGGCTCGCCTTCGCTCCAACAAACAAAATACCAACTGACCCAACCTTACCGTCCTTAACCCGCAATATCCAGCAATCtgtacaatttttaatgttgTTCGCTCTCTTAAAACTCGAACTAATATAAAAtaggatacatatatatatatatatgtatgtatgtatgtatgtatgtatgtatatatacatatacacatacacacacacatatatatatatatatcagttaaAGACAGGAAATGCAACACATATGCATACGCTAAAAAAATTCGATGTTATGTGCCCTTgctcctttttctctatctcttttttttttcctacataaaaaaagaatacgtaAACTATAATGCTAAAAAGTCCTCAACAAAATGACAGTCTATATCTTATTGAATTTTACATTGCAatagtatttctttcttttttcttttttgttgttgttgtaacGGTGTATCTTAATTCCTAACGTGTTTAGAATAGCATTTAAATTGATGTCAGAGCAGAATGACAAACtcatatttagatatattctaCCTGTTTATCActaaagtaaaaatttattacattttttcaaacttttgtcataagaaatatatatgaaaaaaaaaaaaatatatatatatatatatacatacaggaGATTAGATATCTAAGTACTTTTTATGTGCCAAACATATTACAAATCTAAATTGTCATTCTGCAATGAATGAAATTACTAAATTACAAtgcattttatatcatattagaAGTGCACTGTTACCTCTGTTATGAGTATTAGatatactgttattattattacttttattatttctattatttctattattattattaatattattattattattattattattattattattattattattattattattattattattattattattattactacaatcatcatcgtcatttaTTGCTATTACCACCATCCCTGCAACTACTTTTCAATTAGTATTActactttattaatattatcatcatcattatcatcactATTGCTTTCAATGACTTtgtcattttcattatcattacgatttattttttggtattattattattattattattattattattattgttattattattattattattattattattattattattttatcatcacTGTCATCATCATTGAATTTAATCATGAACTCACGTATGCAAAATGAATTGTTAATTCCTCATCATGCATAGAGGAATTTGTCAAATGAAatgcatatattttctaatatttgtgatagaaacaatttaattatgtcgcaattgttgaaaaagaaaaaaaaaaggaaataatgaattttatctctttactAATACGTAATTATATTCTTGAACATGGACGAGGTGCTtctttaagttttttttttttttttttttcaagcaatGCTATAATTATTTCAGTAAGAGACTTAAAACAACTGATTGCTAATTTCGcgtatttattgatttattatttacgcaCGAGCAATTTGTAGATTATGTGATTTAATACATTtacgttttataatttaaataattttgtacgttcctttttttatttttcttttttttttttttttaacatgaatGAAACATCCGGCCTATTAgctttaatgatttttaacaatttgtttcaatctaattttttttttttttttaaatgaggaaattttttcaaatggaGTTCAATAGATTTAGATTTGCTAGTATTTATGGATGTGTTTGTTTAACAGGAACATTATGCCTCTCTTGAACTAtgattgtttaataattgtcATTCGATTACTATCCCGtatcatacattttattatttctgattctataacatacatttttaacacttttgatttattatatatatatatatatatatatatatatatatatatatatataatttaatgaatgaaaactttttctaaattttattagGATGCAAAGCatgaagttttctttttttatgtatatatatatattttttttttgagtgcTTATacgtttaaacaaaatatcaggatcgttgattattaaaaagaagactGCAAACAATAATTCTTAGACTGCTTGAATAAAGCAAagttgtaaattttatttgaattcaaCAATAATTAACCATTAagtgcttttcttctttctattagGTTGTTGTATAATTTCTATGTCCTATTGTcattaattaaacatacatACTTTCACTTTTAAagtcatataaattttatccaaaaaaaaaagaaaaaaaaagaaaatagaaaaaggaaaaaagaaatataaattatacagcAATCTAATAGAAAGATTTTATACAAGCTTTATACAAGACTGTAGTAATGATAAAgacgaaaaatattgattgtattaaatagttttgtataattatcttattttgatgataaaaaaaaaaaaaaaaagttgatgCAATGTCATTAGgagtatttgaaaaatattaatatatattatcattatcattattattatttttattattagttaattttattattacataaatataacaatttaataacTTATTCTTCAAAGAAtacaattaaatagaaaatatataagattcaataaagtaaaataatatatttccgaAGAAActgattttaaattataatattgcactgtggaaaaatttataaatatttagatacatagatatatgtatggaaAATGTTTGGTACTTCTTATTACTACAGTTGATAGTATATTGCTATGTccatttttaatgatatataatatggacgtattataatttaacCCTTTTCTACCCTGATGTAATCCATGAGACTGCaacatttaattatgaaattatatatatatatatatatatatatatatatatatatatataaaattaataaatctgataattaatataaaagtataatgagATCGTTTTTTCCATTCTTATTTGCATAATggtaaaatcaattatttgtcttttattaataaaatgttcagAAAAATGTAACAGTCGTTAAATCCGGTTTGTTAAGGGTTGAATGtccaattattacaatataattatttttatcatttgaatTTGATCGATactatatttcttaatatatttatgtaattatgaaaaatattttatacaaaacaggtaaaaaaaaaaatgaaaaaaaaaaaagaaaaaaaaaagaagaaatcaatcATTTTACAGGAAGTGGGGGCCAGTTATTGTATTCATGTAATAATGATTGATGATATTGACAGGGtgtttttttgtaaattataataaaacaattattacaGTATTACCAGATATTACTAATAtctgattaataatatatatatgtatgtatatatatatatatacatatatagtatatacatacggcatgagatataaaaattttagacCATTCTTACGTGTAATATACGAAAATAAGTTAAATTTAGATAATAGATATcgttatatatcaaaatgatttttaatagaatgttaagtgaagtaatatatatatatatggatgtatGCACAGGTGGACagggacagacagacagagggaGGGCGAGATTTAAATACATGCTGCAGCTAGAGAAGTGATTACAATttataagaaaggaaatatgTTGCTTATAatcaaagatttcttttttctttttttttttttttttttattgataattaacaaaaaaattatggtATATGTTTTATCCGAGCAGAGATTTATGATTCtgctaaaaaaagaaaaaaagaaagaaaaacgaaacaaaaacagGATCATTGTGTGTCTAGGATAacacataaaagaaaaaaagaaagaaaaaaaaaaaaaaaaaaaaaaaaaaaaaaaagaaataaaaaagaagaagaatcttgTAACACAATGTGTGcgtttaacattatatatatgtcatatcattattgttatcagaattaataatagaattatttattttattacttatcttctgaacaaataataattatatttttatatctatagttttcaaaagatatattaattgtctaatactaccctttttttttttttttttttttttgttttctttttcttgaattgCGGTACAGTCttccaataaatttttctattaagaaatatttctaacatacacaatataacataatgttaacatataaaatataaaacgatatgccaaaatgaatgaattagaAACAAATTTCAGTATAGTTCCATTTAATTGTAATGTGTTCCCActatataacttttaataatttcagaGCGAATATTTTGTACTTTGTtacaatcgataaatattgtttaaatgatTCCTAGTGTTCATAAAAAAGTAACATTCTTAAGATTGAATCCTTCTTTGTCgttatcaatatataaatattaaaagtgtattaatgtaaaactaaaaaagaaaaagagaaaaaaaaaaacaaaattgagaCGTACAATTGacaaatgttttaaattataaattacgtGCCAAGAATCTTGTATATCATCTTATAtcttatatcaataatatatacttgatatatgtgaaataatataattaaaagaaaaaaaaaaaatatataattgtgttCTCTATTAAAGTTTCAAGACACATaagaatatacattattatatttgcaattgaaattatattaaatataaaatacaatatatttgtatatatatatatatatatatatatatatatatatatatatatatatatatataaggaacttaaatatgattttcttCTTGTGCCTTTTTCTGTACTTTACACTGTTAGACACAactaaaatattcattaaatactTCAACCGAAGTTGCAAATATATTTAcggaacataaaaaaaaaaaaaaaaaaaaaagaaaagacaaaaggggaagacgtaataaaaatatatttccttatgaaaatgatttatccATCGATATATCTCTACATAATACTTTGTAGACAttcaaatgtatataaatgaataggTTATGTTCGACGACATattgtatttctcttttacggTATGCTTTAatggtatataattttacaacgaCTTACCTTAagcgtaaaatattaaattgctcacgttatttaacaaataagataattttaataataatatcaaattaaaatttgagaGAGGTAATACAAACGATCCATAAGATACGTAGTTGGTGGATTAAGAAATAAACATGACATTTTATAAGTATGACGTATGTAGGTCTGACCTACAGAGAGATCGTGAGCCATTAGTTACATAAATGGCCATTAGAGAGCGTCTAGTGAGTACAATAACGGGtgtgaaaaaaacaaaagcgaatggatatattattgatgaaaataatatttcattgataaataagacgacgagaaaaaaatttaacgtaTATTTCGTTtccaattatttctatatttaaagaattacttatattagaatttaattattattacttgagATACTCTTCAggatatatcataaatataatgtattttacaTCGAAAACTATTGGTAGATAATATGGATACATAAGGATCACGCGTTTATAATATGACCTATCAGGATGGACGATCGTCATCGGTCGATTGGTCGATAAATACGAGCCATCTTTAACAGCCAATCAGCATCGAGTTCAACCTTGAATTGTCCCACCCACTGTGAAACGATAAGTCAGTGGCGCTACTTATCCGTTAATGTTAAACACGGGACAGCGTTAGTCTCGCGGAGCACATTGCACGGTGTACATGGTTCAGCGTGGACAAAAgtacgattaaataaaaagaaaaagaaagaaagatagagaaaaaaaacgagcgAGCCATCGTGCAAAGAgcattagagagaaagagagaaagagagagagaccgggTTTGACTCGAATAGTGCGttttttaaaacgatatacatgtgcgcacacatacatacatcatatatatatatatatacatacatatacatacaccaTAGTAGCAGCAGAATAAACGTATTTTAACAGGCGCGTAGTAGTAATTAGGtgagaagaaattttatgaaaaggtagatagatagataaacagagtgataaagatatatatatatatatatatatatatatatatatatatataaagagcgATAATTTACTAAAGATATCGAGAAACAACTTCGACAATTAGTattcagagagagagtgagactaagagatagatacagttagaaagagaatacGAAATATAGGATagacaaaaagaagagagagagaaagaaagagagagagagagagagagagagagagagagaaaaagaggttTTGTGTTACGAACGCGCACGTTGCCTTTCAACATTGTTTATctatcgattttcttcgtcAAGAGGAAAACGGAGTCAGACATAACGATTCGTCAAGAAGACGAAAgctacgaaagaaaaagatatagaaaagatatatatatatatatatatacgtatatacatatatatatatatatatacatatatattataagtgtGTGAGTGTGTACTTGTGCGTGTTCCGTCTCCTTCGTGCATGCTTGCGCGTTTGtttgtgtataaatatataaaatatttaataatcatagtgaaatagaaagaaatattttttaatttctttgacGATCAAAGAAAGTTTCATTTCTAACGTATAATACTAAAATAGATATTGTAATACTAAAATAGATAAACTAGAGAAGTATATTATTTCGACtatcataaaattttcgatttaaataattttctttgaatacgtacatatatatgtatatatttagagaaagagagaggaagagagatagagatggatagagagaaagagagagatggagtgtgtgtgtgtgtgtgtgtgtgtgtgtgtgtgtatttattaacgaaaaagaaaatcggtAAAAGCTAGGCGGTTTTAGTAGTTAGCCATTTCTCTCGGAGACATGCAGAGGAGacatcgtatatgtatatagaaagcTTTAATCAACgggataatataaaa
Coding sequences within:
- the LOC124952773 gene encoding BTB/POZ domain-containing adapter for CUL3-mediated RhoA degradation protein 3 isoform X1 — encoded protein: MSGNHKTVIKCPSEYVKLNIGGSLHYTTLGTLQKHDTMLRAMFSGRMEVLTDSEGWILIDRCGKHFGTILNFLRDGSVPLPESAKEMAELLAEAKYYCISELAESCEQALLRKEREAESICTVSLITSQREEQLLISNTAKPVVKLIINRHNNKYSYTSTSDDNLLKNIELFDKMSLRFNGRVLFIKDVIGSSEICCWTFYGHGRKVAEVCCHSIVYTTDKKHTKVEFPEARIYEEMLNILLYEHRNGPDQELMQATSSRGAVGGAPPCTSDEEEGGQGQTDRGRARFKYMLQLEK
- the LOC124952773 gene encoding BTB/POZ domain-containing adapter for CUL3-mediated RhoA degradation protein 3 isoform X2, with the translated sequence MSGNHKTVIKCPSEYVKLNIGGSLHYTTLGTLQKHDTMLRAMFSGRMEVLTDSEGWILIDRCGKHFGTILNFLRDGSVPLPESAKEMAELLAEAKYYCISELAESCEQALLRKEREAESICTVSLITSQREEQLLISNTAKPVVKLIINRHNNKYSYTSTSDDNLLKNIELFDKMSLRFNGRVLFIKDVIGSSEICCWTFYGHGRKVAEVCCHSIVYTTDKKHTKVEFPEARIYEEMLNILLYEHRNGPDQELMQATSSRGAVGGAPPCTSDEEEGERSGLARLRSNKQNTN